Proteins from one Halopseudomonas pelagia genomic window:
- a CDS encoding pyridoxamine 5'-phosphate oxidase family protein — protein sequence MDHLPKHRRSPWHAGEKVLQELHGVSERMEVLGQKVIRDHMPDQHRDFYQQLPFMIVGAVDAQQRPWATLLEGPEGFVTSPDPQQLLLGTQPDSQDPAAAGLQPGKSIGLLGIELHTRRRNRINGVIQQVSADGIAVAVEHSYGNCPKYIQTRSYQHVQMPADRPPRQEFTELTARAAAIIRAADTFFIASYFDHDPHHRSVDVSHRGGRAGFVKVEGNRLTIPDYAGNLFFNTLGNLHANPVAGLLFVDFANGDILQLTGRTELILDGPLVNAFEGAERLWTLDVTQAVLRPAAVALRWEFQDYAPTSLATGTWAKADEKLLQKEKRQQWQQWRVMQVQQESKDIRSFVIQPLDIAHVAFTPGQHVPVRLQPNADEPALIRTYSVSSAPSDGHIRISVKAQGPASYHLHNTMQVGDLLEVRPPMGSFTLKEETERPVVLIAAGVGITPLLSMFRELAAQNQQHQRQRHVHLFQSARTLEDLPFQAELGDLQQRDPQQLHIHRALSNPGAEAIAGRDFDITGRLDFAQVKTRLPLDDYDYYLCGPGGFIQDMYDALRALNIADERIHAEAFGPSTLRRLAAETSAPLAQLPAASAPVPVYFESSAKEARWTPDSGSLLELAESRGLSPDFSCRGGSCGTCKTRIVSGDVHYPNPPAEMPEDGSVLICCAVPAEHADGIQPLVLDL from the coding sequence ATGGATCACCTGCCCAAGCACCGCCGCTCTCCCTGGCATGCCGGGGAAAAAGTACTTCAGGAACTGCACGGCGTGTCCGAGCGGATGGAGGTGCTTGGGCAAAAGGTGATTCGCGACCACATGCCCGACCAGCACCGTGATTTCTACCAGCAGTTACCCTTTATGATCGTCGGTGCGGTGGATGCGCAGCAGCGGCCCTGGGCCACTCTGCTGGAGGGGCCGGAAGGCTTCGTTACCTCGCCCGACCCGCAGCAGTTGCTACTGGGTACGCAGCCAGACAGCCAGGATCCGGCCGCTGCCGGCTTGCAACCCGGCAAGAGTATCGGGCTGCTCGGCATCGAGCTGCATACGCGTCGGCGTAATCGCATCAACGGTGTGATCCAGCAGGTATCTGCGGATGGCATTGCCGTGGCGGTCGAGCACTCTTATGGCAACTGCCCCAAGTACATTCAAACGCGCTCCTATCAACACGTTCAGATGCCAGCCGACCGCCCGCCGCGGCAGGAATTTACTGAGCTGACTGCGCGGGCTGCCGCAATTATCCGCGCCGCGGACACCTTTTTTATCGCCAGCTACTTCGATCACGACCCACACCACCGCTCTGTGGATGTTTCCCACCGGGGTGGCCGCGCGGGCTTTGTCAAAGTCGAGGGCAACCGGCTGACCATTCCCGATTACGCGGGCAATCTGTTCTTCAACACCTTGGGCAATCTGCACGCCAACCCTGTCGCCGGCCTGCTGTTTGTTGATTTCGCCAATGGCGACATCTTGCAGCTTACCGGGCGCACTGAGTTGATTCTGGATGGCCCACTGGTTAACGCGTTTGAAGGCGCCGAGCGGCTCTGGACGCTGGATGTGACTCAGGCGGTGTTGCGACCTGCCGCCGTCGCGCTGCGCTGGGAGTTTCAAGACTACGCACCCACCAGCCTGGCTACAGGTACCTGGGCTAAAGCAGATGAGAAGCTGCTGCAGAAAGAAAAGCGCCAGCAGTGGCAGCAATGGCGGGTGATGCAGGTGCAGCAAGAGAGCAAGGACATCCGCTCGTTTGTTATCCAGCCGCTGGACATTGCGCACGTTGCTTTTACCCCTGGGCAACATGTGCCGGTGCGCCTGCAGCCCAATGCCGATGAGCCCGCGCTGATCAGAACCTACAGCGTTTCCAGCGCCCCTTCTGACGGGCACATCCGTATCAGCGTCAAGGCGCAGGGGCCGGCGTCTTATCACCTGCACAACACTATGCAAGTGGGCGACCTGTTGGAGGTGCGCCCGCCAATGGGCAGCTTCACGTTGAAAGAGGAAACCGAACGGCCGGTGGTATTGATCGCTGCCGGGGTAGGCATCACGCCCCTGCTTTCCATGTTCAGGGAGCTGGCAGCGCAGAATCAACAGCATCAGCGGCAACGCCATGTGCATCTGTTCCAGAGCGCCAGAACGCTGGAGGACCTGCCATTCCAGGCAGAGCTCGGGGATTTGCAGCAGCGCGATCCGCAGCAACTGCATATTCACCGCGCCTTAAGCAATCCAGGCGCTGAAGCTATCGCTGGCCGCGACTTTGATATAACCGGCCGCCTGGACTTCGCTCAAGTAAAGACTCGGCTGCCGCTGGATGATTACGATTATTACCTCTGCGGGCCCGGCGGATTTATTCAGGATATGTACGACGCGCTACGTGCGCTGAACATTGCGGATGAACGCATTCACGCCGAGGCATTCGGGCCTTCGACCTTACGACGCTTGGCGGCTGAAACCTCCGCACCACTGGCCCAACTACCCGCCGCCAGCGCGCCGGTGCCGGTGTATTTCGAGTCATCGGCAAAAGAAGCCCGCTGGACCCCAGACAGCGGTAGCTTGCTAGAGCTGGCAGAAAGCCGCGGCCTGAGCCCCGACTTCAGTTGCCGCGGCGGTTCCTGTGGCACCTGCAAAACACGCATTGTCAGCGGCGACGTTCACTACCCCAATCCGCCAGCGGAAATGCCGGAGGACGGCAGCGTGCTGATCTGCTGCGCGGTACCGGCGGAACATGCGGACGGTATTCAACCCTTGGTTCTTGATCTGTAG
- a CDS encoding glutathione S-transferase family protein, with the protein MSQPAIKLYRHPLSGHAHRVQLMLSLLKLPMEPVDLDMANGAHKKPEFLAINPFGQVPVIDDNGTILSDSNAILVYLVKKYDGGGSWMSDEPVAAARIQRWLSVAAGPVAYGPASARLVTVFGAQLNAAEAITRSHVLLKVMNSELANSPFLTGDTATIADVANYAYIAHAPEGNVSLEDYPNVRAWLQRVEALPDFVPMARTAVGLQAN; encoded by the coding sequence ATGTCTCAACCAGCTATCAAACTCTATCGCCACCCCCTGTCCGGCCACGCCCATCGCGTCCAGTTGATGCTTTCATTGCTGAAGCTGCCCATGGAACCGGTGGATCTCGACATGGCCAATGGGGCGCACAAAAAACCTGAATTCCTCGCCATTAACCCTTTTGGGCAAGTGCCGGTTATCGATGACAACGGCACCATTCTCAGCGACTCCAATGCCATTCTGGTGTACCTGGTGAAGAAGTACGACGGCGGCGGCAGTTGGATGTCTGACGAGCCTGTCGCGGCGGCGCGCATCCAGCGCTGGCTCTCGGTGGCGGCCGGCCCGGTTGCCTACGGCCCGGCCTCTGCGCGCCTGGTCACCGTATTCGGCGCTCAATTGAATGCCGCCGAGGCTATCACCCGCTCCCACGTGCTGCTCAAAGTGATGAACAGCGAGTTGGCCAATTCGCCGTTCCTGACAGGCGATACAGCCACCATCGCCGATGTGGCCAACTACGCCTATATCGCCCATGCCCCGGAAGGCAATGTGTCGCTGGAGGACTACCCGAACGTGCGCGCCTGGCTGCAACGGGTTGAAGCACTGCCCGACTTCGTACCCATGGCGCGAACCGCTGTAGGTCTGCAGGCCAACTAA
- a CDS encoding LysR family transcriptional regulator, whose protein sequence is MSHYRQMQVFEAVAQAGSLAAAARQLELSTVTVMRSIAELEARLNNTLLLRGPRGVELSPAGELFAASCEQILEHTAAAERSAAGLHARPAGQLNVALPMLMDQQILTPIALDYLAAFPDVYLHTRASEGLPKLLEDNIDVALVVGHLPDSSEFAMAVGTVQPIVCGSPAYLAKWGRPQTLEDLKAHRSVLTTASGEESEWRFCSERSTRVVKPAPVLTCTTQRAAIKAATLGLGLIRCMSYEAHDELQSGLLEPVLGSFAIQGIPAQLIYRDGRRAAARVRTFIDFATPRLRAHPAFLS, encoded by the coding sequence ATGAGCCATTACCGTCAGATGCAGGTGTTCGAAGCCGTGGCGCAAGCCGGGAGCCTTGCCGCGGCAGCGCGCCAGCTAGAGCTCTCGACCGTGACCGTTATGCGCAGCATCGCTGAATTGGAAGCACGCCTGAACAACACCCTGCTGCTGCGCGGCCCGCGCGGCGTCGAACTTAGCCCTGCGGGCGAGCTGTTTGCTGCCAGTTGCGAGCAGATACTAGAGCATACGGCCGCTGCCGAACGCTCCGCCGCCGGCCTGCATGCGCGCCCAGCCGGGCAATTGAACGTGGCACTGCCGATGCTGATGGATCAGCAGATCTTGACGCCCATCGCCCTCGACTATCTTGCAGCGTTTCCCGACGTGTACTTGCACACCCGCGCCAGCGAAGGTCTGCCAAAACTGCTTGAGGACAATATTGATGTTGCGCTGGTGGTGGGCCATTTGCCGGACTCCTCGGAGTTCGCCATGGCGGTGGGGACGGTGCAGCCGATCGTCTGCGGCTCACCCGCTTACCTGGCTAAGTGGGGGCGCCCGCAGACGCTCGAGGACCTTAAAGCCCATCGCAGCGTGCTGACCACCGCCTCTGGCGAGGAAAGTGAGTGGCGCTTTTGTTCAGAGCGCTCCACGCGTGTGGTGAAACCGGCGCCGGTGCTGACCTGCACCACCCAGCGCGCCGCCATTAAAGCCGCAACCCTGGGGCTGGGGCTGATTCGCTGTATGAGTTATGAGGCGCATGATGAGCTGCAGAGCGGTTTGCTGGAGCCGGTACTGGGCAGCTTTGCGATCCAGGGCATACCAGCACAGTTGATCTACCGTGATGGTCGCCGGGCGGCGGCGCGAGTGCGTACTTTTATCGACTTTGCCACGCCCAGGCTGCGCGCGCACCCCGCCTTTCTAAGCTAA
- a CDS encoding LysR family transcriptional regulator, translating to MKVLLAVAEAKSFAGGAKLMGMSPPSVTRVIAGLEKRLGTVLLARSTRTLRLTEAGRRYVEDCKRILLELDEAEELATGSSIRARGNLTVTAPVMFGELYLIPQITEYLAAHPQVAINALLVDRLVNMVDEGVDVAIRIGHLPDTGLQAIKVGHIRPVICAAPAFLEEFGRPKAPKDVLTAPIVMSSASSLLTDWQFNLPTGTTSLHPKPRLLVSSNRAAINAARLGWGLTRVLSYQVAELVAKGELEIILDTYEAAALPVHILYQGGGRVPAKVRTFVDFCAERFLQEPALQRAGRL from the coding sequence ATGAAAGTACTGCTGGCCGTGGCGGAGGCGAAAAGCTTTGCCGGGGGTGCCAAGCTGATGGGCATGTCGCCGCCGAGCGTGACGCGCGTGATTGCCGGCCTGGAGAAACGCCTGGGTACGGTGCTGCTCGCACGCAGCACGCGCACCTTGCGCCTGACCGAAGCCGGGCGGCGCTATGTGGAAGACTGCAAGCGCATCCTGCTGGAGTTGGACGAAGCCGAAGAGCTGGCCACCGGCAGCAGCATCCGAGCCCGGGGTAATCTCACGGTGACGGCGCCGGTGATGTTCGGCGAGCTGTATCTGATTCCGCAGATTACCGAGTACCTGGCTGCGCATCCGCAGGTGGCTATCAACGCCCTGCTGGTGGATCGACTGGTAAACATGGTCGACGAGGGCGTGGATGTGGCCATACGCATCGGTCACTTGCCAGACACCGGCCTGCAGGCGATCAAGGTCGGGCATATCCGCCCGGTGATTTGCGCTGCCCCGGCCTTTCTCGAGGAATTTGGTCGGCCGAAAGCACCTAAGGACGTATTGACTGCGCCTATTGTGATGTCCTCTGCCAGCAGCCTTCTCACCGACTGGCAGTTCAACCTGCCAACCGGCACCACTTCCCTGCACCCCAAGCCGCGTTTGTTGGTGAGTTCCAACCGGGCGGCGATCAATGCGGCGCGCTTGGGGTGGGGGCTGACACGGGTTTTGTCTTATCAGGTGGCCGAGCTGGTAGCCAAGGGCGAGCTGGAGATTATTCTCGATACCTATGAAGCAGCGGCGTTGCCGGTGCACATTCTCTATCAGGGTGGCGGGCGGGTTCCGGCTAAAGTACGTACTTTTGTCGACTTTTGTGCCGAACGGTTTTTGCAGGAGCCGGCGCTGCAGAGGGCTGGGAGACTCTAG
- a CDS encoding carboxylate/amino acid/amine transporter, giving the protein MTYLLFVTVLWAVSFNLIGAHLAGQVDPYFSVLTRVLLAGLVFLPLTRWRGVDPRFIGGVTLVGSLQFGVTYICLYLSFNLLSVAEVLLFTVLTPLHVTLIDDALRRRFNPWALVAAGVAVLGAGVIRFDGISAGFLGGFLLMQLANFTFASGQIGYKHLTQHFPSEIPLYRRFGYFFLGALLVVLPAWLLFGDPEQLPTTSTQWGVLLWMGVLATAVGQFCWNKGATLVSAGTLAVMNNLSVPVGLLLNLVVWRTDTALLPLSIGGSLIILALWISKRGARTRPT; this is encoded by the coding sequence ATGACCTATCTGCTCTTCGTCACGGTGCTCTGGGCCGTGTCCTTCAATCTGATCGGTGCCCATCTGGCCGGACAGGTGGATCCCTACTTTTCAGTGCTGACCCGCGTTCTGCTGGCCGGCCTGGTGTTTCTGCCGCTGACACGCTGGCGCGGCGTCGATCCCCGATTTATCGGCGGGGTCACGCTGGTGGGGTCGTTGCAATTTGGCGTGACGTACATTTGCCTGTACCTGAGCTTCAATCTGCTGAGCGTGGCGGAAGTGCTGCTGTTCACGGTGCTGACGCCGCTGCACGTGACGCTGATTGACGATGCGCTGCGGCGGCGATTCAATCCCTGGGCACTTGTGGCCGCGGGGGTTGCCGTGCTGGGCGCGGGGGTCATACGATTCGACGGGATTTCTGCTGGTTTTCTTGGCGGCTTTCTATTGATGCAACTGGCCAACTTCACCTTCGCAAGCGGGCAGATCGGTTACAAGCACCTGACCCAGCACTTTCCGTCGGAGATCCCGCTATATCGACGCTTCGGTTACTTCTTCCTCGGCGCGCTGCTGGTGGTGTTGCCTGCGTGGCTGCTGTTCGGCGATCCCGAGCAGTTACCAACCACGTCTACGCAATGGGGCGTGCTGCTATGGATGGGGGTGCTTGCCACGGCGGTCGGACAGTTCTGCTGGAACAAGGGCGCAACCCTGGTATCCGCCGGCACACTCGCGGTGATGAACAATCTGTCCGTACCAGTGGGTTTGCTGCTCAATCTGGTGGTCTGGCGCACTGACACCGCTCTACTGCCGCTTTCGATCGGCGGCAGCCTGATCATTCTAGCGCTGTGGATCAGTAAGCGGGGGGCGCGCACACGTCCCACTTGA